The Anaerolineales bacterium sequence TCTTTTCTTTCAACCTCGGTCGCCGCATTGGTGTTTCGCTTCGTGTCAAATTTCATCACCGTGACGATATGCCGGCCGATGAGGATCGCCGAGGTGATGATCGAGGAAAGCACGAGGATATTTATCAGCACATCCATCATCCGCAGCCAGGAGGCGCGTTTGTGGATCGTGAAAATGATCCCGATTACGAGGCAGAGCGGAACGAGGAACATGATCGTCAGCGCGATGCGATTCTCGTCTTCCTGAATGCCTGCGAACCTCGACCCGAACAAGGTGGTCAGCGCGGAGGTCATCCATGAAGGAATCCGTCCGGACTGCAGGAGACCGAGCAGAAGCAGCGAACTGGTAACCGCCGAGGTTTTCCAACCTTTCGAGATTTTCTTGATCCCGACGAACAAAATGGCTGCTAGAGCGAGATAGATCAGGCTGGGCCGTACGATCCAGGCCAACTCGACCCGATCCGCGTTCACACCCAGCAAAGCAAGCACGGGCATGAGTGCGACGGCCACGACCTGAAGGATGGCTGTGCATGCAGATTCTTTATATGTCGTTGTATCTTGCATGATCGTAGATGATAAAACAGAAGCGGCACGAATAAAAGCATCTGGGCGAAATCGGCCCCTCGTCAACGGACGCTTGCGGGTCTGGAATCAGAAAATGAAGGGTATGAACCTTTTGGTGGTTTCCATGTAATCCGCATACGGCTGGCCGAAGCGCTCGAGGTTGTCCGCTTCTTCCACCCATGCGGTGGCGTACATGAACACGACCAGTAAGGCCAGGATCAAGAAGCCGAATCCCGAAGGTGATTTCAAGAACGCCCCCAGTCCGAGAAGCAGCAGTGAAGCGTAGAGCGGATGGCGGATAAATCGGTAGGCCCCTGTGGTGACCAATTTCGTCGTATTTTCCAGGTCTTCTTCTGGCGCCCCCAACGAGCGGAGCATATGAAAGCCGTGAAGCGCGAGCAGAAGAGAGCCAGTGAGCAGCAGCCAGGAAACGATCTGCAAAGGAGACATCGGATCCAGAAACCAGGAGTCAGCGTTGAGAACGACCAGGCCGAGCGTACACTCGAAGGCGAAGTAACGTAAGAAACGGTGACGATGCGGCCGGCGCAGCGTGAAGATCAACAACGAGATCGAGAGCACGATGAAAAGGATGAAATACGTCATTCCGATATTGTCCCTTTCTTTCCAGACAAGGTCAAATGCGAATGGTACTCAGTTCTCGCATGACCAAATGCTCATTCCATTTTTCGGGAGTGATCGGTAATAATGGTAGGCAGTTTGAGGGGGGAAGATTCCAAGTATGTGGTGGTATCGTGCTGGATGACATTCAATTTTCAAAAAACCACGTTCAGACCAATGCCAGCTTCGTCAGCGCCGGCTGGGTTTCTGTGGGTTTCATCGCCGAGCAGCTCGCCAGGGAAGGATCGCGGGGCGAGATCGCTTTCGACGATGCTTGCATGCACCTCATCGCAGTGAATTATCTTCTTCACAACATGGGATTCTTCGCCGTCTCGAGACACGGCGCGTTCGATCTTAAAATCTCCCTCGAAACCTTATTGTCCGCTTGGAAGACGCACTGCCAGTCCTGGAACGACGCGCCTCCTCCGGCATACGTTTCCTCCGATCAATATTTCCGCATCACCGAAGCCACCGCATTGTTGGGTACACACTGGTGCATGAATCAACCCGGCAGCGATGAGCCGATGTATGGTTTGGTGCGCGGTATGAGCCTGATCTACCCCTCCTTGTGGATGCTTTCCATTCATTGGCTCGACCGAACGGAACCCGTCCACTTCGACCGCCTGGATTTTTCTTCGCTCGAAATTGCGACGGCAGGATTCAAGTTGGATCATCCGCACCATCCGATTTTCCTGCCCTATACCCCGGGTCTTCCACTTTCTTCCGACTCGGCACCGATTAACGGCTAGCCCCCAATCACCAACCTCCGTTCAGAAGAACTTCCATCTCTGCTGATGTAAAGCGCGCTTGACACGGCATCCTGTTTATGCTATCATTCGAACGTAAAGTCGGCTTTACAATGGAGAAAGGGAACCCATGGCAGACAAGGTCATTAACCGAATCAAAAAGTACCGACTCCGGCACGAAATGACCCAGGAAGATCTTGCCAACGCCGTCGGGGTTTCGCGGCAGAGCATCAACGCCATCGAACGCGGCCGGTACGTTCCCAGCCTGCCGCTGGCGCTGCGCTTCGCCCGTTTGTTCGAGACCTCGATGGACGATTTATTTCAACTTCAGGAGGAAGCCTAACATGGCAGAATATCTTAATGCGTTCTTGAATTTCTTTAAACCTGACGAGCGCTTCATCATGCATCGCTACCGGTCTTCTCGGTTTGCCCTGATCGTGATGGTGGCGATGATGGCCGTATGGTTTGAATACGAATACTTCGTAAACGACACGATGCGCTGGGATTTGTTGATCATCCTCAGCACAGCGCTGGTAGCCAAAGTCGGGTCAATGATCTATTACCGGCTCAGACAGTAAAACCTCAGGGCGTACACTCCGGGGGCGGCGTGCCGCTGTAGGTCGGGTTGACCGCCGATCCGGTCTGCACGAAGGCTGCGCCGTCCCAGGTGTACTCCAGGAACTGGCGGTTGCAGGGGCAGCAATTCGGTTCTCCGTACAGGTAGAGCGACTCCTCCATCACGATCGTGTCCCCGACTTTGCTCCAGGAACCATGAACGCCGTCGTCGGTATAGACGTTCGTCATTCCCGCGCCGTTCCAGACGTAGATCTTGAGCAGCAGCACAGCTCCCGAACCGCCGTACACTTCGGGGACGATCAACAACTTCTGGCAGCCGAGGAACTCGTAGTAGCCGGCTTCATCCTGGATCTGCTTGATCATCGGATCGCCGCCGGCATAATTCCAGACATTGACCCACGAAGAGCCATCCCAATTGTCCACAGAGACGGTCTTCCCCGACGCTCCTCCGTCCGTGATGCGCACGCGTTGGTACGTGCCGTCACAGTTCAGACTCACCCCACCCAGCGGCGGCGAATCGGTCGCCGTCGGCGTCGGACTGCCGGGCTGTTCGGTTGACGTCGGTGTGGGCGCCTCGACGGTCGGCGTTGCGGTTTGTTCTGCCGCCGCGGCGATCGTCTCGAGGGCGAACGCGGTCTGCGTTGCGGCGACGCTCGTTGCCACCAGATCGTCATTATGGATGGGCTCCGGCGTTGGCGTCGACGTGGGCAATCCGCACGCCATAACGGCGCCCACGAGCAGCGCAAGAACGATGATCGGGAATCGGACCGTACGTGGTTTCATACTGCCTCCTCACCCCTATTAACGGTTAACCTGCTTGGATGTGACAGGCGGCGACGCCATCGCAGCGGAAGATCGAAACACCGCACCGCATTCATCGCGCATCGGCCGGCCGTGTCAGACGTTTTCGCCCGAAGTAGAAGAATGCGCCTATTGCCACGTAAAGAATGCCAACGGCAACGATGATGAATTTCGGCAGCGCACACCAGCGGGCAACTTCCGGCCAATAGGCAAGCTTGGTCCCCAGCAGTACCCGGATCAGGGCGTAGTTCTCCAGGGAATCCAGCAGCCCTGCTCCGATTTGTGCCCAGGCCAAGATCAGTCCGAGAGACGACAGAACTCGGGAACGAGACGACAGAGCCCGCGAGATCAAGACGCATCCCAACCCGATACAAATTGCATAGGAAAAGAGAAAGAGATAGTCGAGACCCAGATTCAAGCCGGCGAACGTCTGGCCGGCCTGTCCCCAGGAAGCAACGATCGCCTCGGCCTTCTGCAGCGACCCCGCCAACTCAAAAGCCACGATCCCCGAAGGCGCTTCCGCGGTCTTCAATGGTGAACCGAGCGCTTGCAGGCTGGTTCCGATAGCGAGCGTCAAAATCAATGCGGCCACGAATACCGGCTT is a genomic window containing:
- a CDS encoding methyltransferase — protein: MTYFILFIVLSISLLIFTLRRPHRHRFLRYFAFECTLGLVVLNADSWFLDPMSPLQIVSWLLLTGSLLLALHGFHMLRSLGAPEEDLENTTKLVTTGAYRFIRHPLYASLLLLGLGAFLKSPSGFGFLILALLVVFMYATAWVEEADNLERFGQPYADYMETTKRFIPFIF
- a CDS encoding helix-turn-helix transcriptional regulator, whose amino-acid sequence is MADKVINRIKKYRLRHEMTQEDLANAVGVSRQSINAIERGRYVPSLPLALRFARLFETSMDDLFQLQEEA